One Euphorbia lathyris chromosome 1, ddEupLath1.1, whole genome shotgun sequence DNA segment encodes these proteins:
- the LOC136223501 gene encoding uncharacterized protein, with translation MANETPPARKASFLSLTQLISLAIIITLAANALISSQDLAFVIFSIIYIYFLSTFAFPPFPTPPKNPPIFDPKNRILPIYVSAGAIIGLFLPLIYILQGIFSGDKERIKTAAPHLFLLATQVYMEGVVFSDMFAIPIHVFVPVFYNSKRIFSIVEWLVTEFSIVEDADDSYVRVLFGRALALGNMAFWGFNLFGFLLPIYLPRAFNKYYSSSKVKD, from the coding sequence ATGGCAAATGAAACTCCCCCAGCAAGGAAAGCTTCTTTCCTCAGCTTAACCCAGCTAATTTCCCTAGCTATCATCATCACTCTTGCTGCAAACGCCTTAATCTCCTCTCAAGATTTAGCCTTTGTTATCTTCTCCATCATTTACATCTACTTTTTATCTACTTTTGCTTTCCCCCCCTTTCCAACCCCACCAAAAAACCCCCCAATTTTTGACCCAAAAAACAGAATTTTACCCATCTATGTCTCTGCTGGTGCTATCATTGGCCTATTTCTCCCTCTAATTTACATCTTACAAGGCATATTTTCTGGTGAtaaagaaaggataaaaacaGCTGCACCACATCTATTCCTTTTAGCAACTCAAGTTTACATGGAAGGAGTTGTATTTTCAGACATGTTTGCTATACCTATACATGTTTTTGTGCCTGTTTTTTACAATTCTAAGAGGATTTTTAGTATTGTTGAGTGGTTGGTGACTGAGTTTTCTATTGTGGAAGATGCTGATGATTCTTATGTAAGGGTGCTATTTGGGAGAGCTCTTGCTTTGGGTAATATGGCGTTTTGGGGGTTTAATTTGTTTGGATTTTTGTTGCCTATTTATCTTCCTAGAGCTTTTAATAAGTATTATTCTAGTTCTAAGGTTAAAgattaa
- the LOC136225213 gene encoding uncharacterized protein isoform X2 produces MQKCDKCSREFCSSINYRRHIRVHHRLKKLDKDSAKNRDLLGTFWDKLSEDEAKELLSFKDVSLEEVPGSSIIKSLMALIRRPGFSSLPQYCLRAGSVLLDIIQARPSRFPMSSEELFSILDDASEKTFLCGTAVSMQKYIFDGEAGKIGLETKNLIACTSFLVEQKLVKAWLADKDAEALRCQKLLVEEEEAAQRRQAELLERKRQKKLRQKEQKAKELRQGEADLEERIDDTLEAVTSADLSCLLTTSGSNMQGLEAMSDQILSTLEPLHLPSSDEDVDVEIQTGAGSGYSDSGASHNVDRRMVQRNSRRHVAARWHLSPKSQWNHMQNGFHTNQNSQAPKLSTGQKHGTQRDLKSVSAMNGTRKWSRKAKTDYNGDSLKTRSQKQTVSQSDENKKHELLIGSISVTLGNCSHQDCDNFNGAREDCISEHPVPKKNNLQDKHSRPDSAHYVSNRSTIKLWRPVSRNGIKETVAVEHSARESQVNGDTCKGDDHTPFSENCLSLSSGNVSYCGTENCFPGLQDCLPAGGMQFSCQAAKAFLAERWKEAIATEHVRLVLSPDVKTSECDGIQNDNTVVLSHSSDIRKGVLIGNAENQLVDAVVLESSTVGAGKTKFRTKPEKGVKLKYIPKQRTIT; encoded by the exons ATGCAAAAGTGCGACAAGTGTTCTCGGGAGTTTTGTTCGTCCATTAATTATAGAAGACACATACGTGTGCATCATCGATTGAAAAAGCTTGacaag GACTCTGCAAAAAATAGGGATCTACTGGGAACCTTTTGGGACAAG CTTTCAGAGGATGAGGCAAAGGAACTTCTATCATTCAAGGATGTTTCACTGGAG GAAGTTCCAGGGTCTTCAATAATAAAGTCACTGATGGCACTAATTAGGAGACCAGGATTTTCTTCCCTTCCACAATATTGCCTGAGAGCCGGTTCTGTGCTTTTG GATATTATCCAAGCCAGGCCTTCCAGGTTCCCTATGTCATCTGAGGAACTATTCAGCATCCTTGATGATGCAAGTGAAAAGACATTCCTCTGTGGAACGGCTGTCTCAAtgcaaaaatatatttttgatgGGGAAGCAGGGAAGATAGGTCTGGAAACAAAGAACTTAATTGCTTGCACTAGCTTCCTGGTGGAACAGAAATTG GTTAAAGCATGGCTTGCTGACAAGGATGCTGAAGCTTTACGATGCCAAAAGTTGCTTGTGGAAGAGGAAGAGGCTGCACAGAGAAG ACAAGCTGAGCTCTTGGAGAGGAAGAGGCAGAAGAAGCTCAGGCAGAAAGAACAAAAAGCAAAGGAGCTAAGACAAGGGGAGGCAGATCTTGAAGAACGGATTGATGACACACTGGAGGCTGTTACTTCAGCTGACCTATCCTGCCTTTTGACCACATCCGGTTCTAATATGCAAGGTCTAGAGGCAATGTCAGATCAAATTCTTTCAACTCTTGAGCCACTCCACCTTCCAAGTTCTGATGAAGATGTGGATGTGGAAATTCAAACTGGGGCTGGCAGTGGATATAGTGATTCTGGCGCCAGCCATAATGTTGATCGACGGATGGTACAAAGAAATAGTCGTAGACATGTTGCTGCTCGCTGGCACTTGTCTCCAAAATCACAATGGAATCACATGCAAAATGGTTTCCATACAAATCAGAATTCTCAAGCACCTAAACTTAGCACTGGGCAGAAGCATGGAACTCAAAGGGACTTAAAATCTGTTTCTGCAATGAATGGCACTAGAAAATGGAGCCGAAAAGCTAAAACTGATTATAATGGTGATTCTTTGAAAACTAGATCACAAAAACAAACAGTAAGCCAATCGGATGAAAATAAGAAGCATGAGCTCCTTATCGGTTCTATATCTGTTACACTTGGAAACTGCAGCCACCAGGACTGTGACAATTTTAATGGAGCTAGGGAAGATTGTATTTCAGAGCATCCAGTGCCAAAGAAAAACAATTTGCAGGACAAACACAGCAGACCAGATTCTGCTCATTACGTCTCAAATCGGTCGACAATAAAGCTTTGGAGGCCTGTCAGTAGGAATGGAATCAAAGAGACAGTTGCAGTTGAACACAGCGCTAGAGAATCTCAAGTTAATGGGGATACTTGCAAGGGTGATGATCATACCCCATTCAGTGAAAATTGTTTGAGTTTGAGCTCCGGCAATGTTAGTTACTGCGGAACAGAGAATTGCTTTCCAGGCCTGCAGGATTGTCTCCCGGCCGGAGGGATGCAATTTTCATGCCAGGCAGCAAAAGCTTTTCTTGCCGAGC ggtggaaagaggctattgccACTGAACATGTCAGGTTGGTTCTATCACCAGACGTAAAAACTTCAGAATGTGATGGGATCCAAAATGACAATACGGTAGTTTTGTCACACTCATCAGATATTAGAAAAGGCGTTCTTATTGGAAATGCGGAGAACCAGTTGGTTGATGCAGTGGTGTTAGAGTCTTCAACGGTTGGAGCTGGTAAAACGAAGTTCAGAACAAAGCCTGAGAAAGGTGTCAAGTTAAAGTACATACCGAAGCAGAGAACCATCACTTAA
- the LOC136225213 gene encoding uncharacterized protein isoform X1, translating to MPVAKLKASNNTDLMKTEDGNDSLDTFIRQAIGKEPFLSFSRAGDSPVQWIQLLHALDQQDLPGWPLLTPLKVQMQKCDKCSREFCSSINYRRHIRVHHRLKKLDKDSAKNRDLLGTFWDKLSEDEAKELLSFKDVSLEEVPGSSIIKSLMALIRRPGFSSLPQYCLRAGSVLLDIIQARPSRFPMSSEELFSILDDASEKTFLCGTAVSMQKYIFDGEAGKIGLETKNLIACTSFLVEQKLVKAWLADKDAEALRCQKLLVEEEEAAQRRQAELLERKRQKKLRQKEQKAKELRQGEADLEERIDDTLEAVTSADLSCLLTTSGSNMQGLEAMSDQILSTLEPLHLPSSDEDVDVEIQTGAGSGYSDSGASHNVDRRMVQRNSRRHVAARWHLSPKSQWNHMQNGFHTNQNSQAPKLSTGQKHGTQRDLKSVSAMNGTRKWSRKAKTDYNGDSLKTRSQKQTVSQSDENKKHELLIGSISVTLGNCSHQDCDNFNGAREDCISEHPVPKKNNLQDKHSRPDSAHYVSNRSTIKLWRPVSRNGIKETVAVEHSARESQVNGDTCKGDDHTPFSENCLSLSSGNVSYCGTENCFPGLQDCLPAGGMQFSCQAAKAFLAERWKEAIATEHVRLVLSPDVKTSECDGIQNDNTVVLSHSSDIRKGVLIGNAENQLVDAVVLESSTVGAGKTKFRTKPEKGVKLKYIPKQRTIT from the exons ATGCCTGTTGCAAAACTCAAGGCctcaaacaacacagatttgATGAAAACAGAAGACGGGAATGATTCCCTAGACACATTTATTAGGCAAGCAATTGGAAAGGAgccctttctttctttctcaagGGCTGGCGATAGCCCAGTACAGTGGATTCAGTTACTCCATGCTCTAGATCAGCAAG ATCTTCCTGGTTGGCCTTTGCTCACTCCTTTGAAGGTGCAGATGCAAAAGTGCGACAAGTGTTCTCGGGAGTTTTGTTCGTCCATTAATTATAGAAGACACATACGTGTGCATCATCGATTGAAAAAGCTTGacaag GACTCTGCAAAAAATAGGGATCTACTGGGAACCTTTTGGGACAAG CTTTCAGAGGATGAGGCAAAGGAACTTCTATCATTCAAGGATGTTTCACTGGAG GAAGTTCCAGGGTCTTCAATAATAAAGTCACTGATGGCACTAATTAGGAGACCAGGATTTTCTTCCCTTCCACAATATTGCCTGAGAGCCGGTTCTGTGCTTTTG GATATTATCCAAGCCAGGCCTTCCAGGTTCCCTATGTCATCTGAGGAACTATTCAGCATCCTTGATGATGCAAGTGAAAAGACATTCCTCTGTGGAACGGCTGTCTCAAtgcaaaaatatatttttgatgGGGAAGCAGGGAAGATAGGTCTGGAAACAAAGAACTTAATTGCTTGCACTAGCTTCCTGGTGGAACAGAAATTG GTTAAAGCATGGCTTGCTGACAAGGATGCTGAAGCTTTACGATGCCAAAAGTTGCTTGTGGAAGAGGAAGAGGCTGCACAGAGAAG ACAAGCTGAGCTCTTGGAGAGGAAGAGGCAGAAGAAGCTCAGGCAGAAAGAACAAAAAGCAAAGGAGCTAAGACAAGGGGAGGCAGATCTTGAAGAACGGATTGATGACACACTGGAGGCTGTTACTTCAGCTGACCTATCCTGCCTTTTGACCACATCCGGTTCTAATATGCAAGGTCTAGAGGCAATGTCAGATCAAATTCTTTCAACTCTTGAGCCACTCCACCTTCCAAGTTCTGATGAAGATGTGGATGTGGAAATTCAAACTGGGGCTGGCAGTGGATATAGTGATTCTGGCGCCAGCCATAATGTTGATCGACGGATGGTACAAAGAAATAGTCGTAGACATGTTGCTGCTCGCTGGCACTTGTCTCCAAAATCACAATGGAATCACATGCAAAATGGTTTCCATACAAATCAGAATTCTCAAGCACCTAAACTTAGCACTGGGCAGAAGCATGGAACTCAAAGGGACTTAAAATCTGTTTCTGCAATGAATGGCACTAGAAAATGGAGCCGAAAAGCTAAAACTGATTATAATGGTGATTCTTTGAAAACTAGATCACAAAAACAAACAGTAAGCCAATCGGATGAAAATAAGAAGCATGAGCTCCTTATCGGTTCTATATCTGTTACACTTGGAAACTGCAGCCACCAGGACTGTGACAATTTTAATGGAGCTAGGGAAGATTGTATTTCAGAGCATCCAGTGCCAAAGAAAAACAATTTGCAGGACAAACACAGCAGACCAGATTCTGCTCATTACGTCTCAAATCGGTCGACAATAAAGCTTTGGAGGCCTGTCAGTAGGAATGGAATCAAAGAGACAGTTGCAGTTGAACACAGCGCTAGAGAATCTCAAGTTAATGGGGATACTTGCAAGGGTGATGATCATACCCCATTCAGTGAAAATTGTTTGAGTTTGAGCTCCGGCAATGTTAGTTACTGCGGAACAGAGAATTGCTTTCCAGGCCTGCAGGATTGTCTCCCGGCCGGAGGGATGCAATTTTCATGCCAGGCAGCAAAAGCTTTTCTTGCCGAGC ggtggaaagaggctattgccACTGAACATGTCAGGTTGGTTCTATCACCAGACGTAAAAACTTCAGAATGTGATGGGATCCAAAATGACAATACGGTAGTTTTGTCACACTCATCAGATATTAGAAAAGGCGTTCTTATTGGAAATGCGGAGAACCAGTTGGTTGATGCAGTGGTGTTAGAGTCTTCAACGGTTGGAGCTGGTAAAACGAAGTTCAGAACAAAGCCTGAGAAAGGTGTCAAGTTAAAGTACATACCGAAGCAGAGAACCATCACTTAA